A single Microbacterium protaetiae DNA region contains:
- a CDS encoding tyrosine recombinase XerC: protein MRVSAAVDAYVRHVADVRRLSPATVRAYRSDLSDLAETLGDPQMGEVELEHLREWLWAATQRGNSRATLSRRTASTRGFFAWACEAGIVPLDPSLRLVAPKKGRSLPKVAAADALSHVLDDTAAAAASGDAIALRDHAILELLYAAALRVSELCGLAIDDLEPERRTVRVLGKGAKERVVPYGLPAAQALDAYLVRGRPALAARGAQPGAFLFLGARGGPLGPRTVHRLVSRTLGPAMGSESVGPHALRHSAATHLLDGGADLRTVQEMLGHASLGTTQIYTHVSSERLLATYKLAHPRAER, encoded by the coding sequence GTGAGAGTCTCCGCCGCCGTCGATGCGTACGTCCGCCACGTGGCGGATGTGCGGCGGCTCTCGCCCGCCACAGTCCGCGCGTATCGCTCAGATTTGTCCGACCTGGCTGAGACCCTCGGCGATCCGCAGATGGGCGAGGTGGAACTTGAGCACCTGCGCGAGTGGCTGTGGGCTGCGACGCAGCGAGGAAATTCGCGCGCGACGCTGTCGCGACGTACAGCCTCGACGCGGGGTTTCTTCGCCTGGGCCTGCGAAGCCGGCATCGTTCCGCTCGACCCGAGCCTGCGCCTGGTCGCTCCGAAGAAGGGGCGAAGCCTTCCCAAGGTCGCCGCCGCCGACGCGCTGTCACATGTCCTCGACGACACTGCTGCGGCGGCAGCATCGGGAGATGCCATCGCGCTGCGCGACCACGCGATCCTCGAGCTGCTCTACGCCGCGGCGTTGCGGGTCTCTGAGCTGTGCGGGTTGGCCATCGATGACCTCGAGCCCGAGCGCCGCACCGTGCGCGTGCTGGGGAAGGGAGCCAAAGAACGCGTGGTGCCCTATGGGCTGCCTGCTGCACAGGCTCTCGACGCATATCTGGTGCGCGGCCGGCCCGCCCTGGCGGCGCGGGGCGCGCAGCCCGGTGCCTTTCTGTTCCTCGGCGCCCGCGGAGGGCCGCTCGGCCCCCGTACCGTGCACCGCCTCGTCTCGCGCACCCTGGGCCCCGCCATGGGCAGCGAGTCGGTGGGCCCCCACGCCCTGCGACATTCCGCCGCCACCCACCTTCTCGACGGCGGAGCCGACCTGCGCACGGTTCAGGAGATGCTCGGCCACGCGAGTCTGGGAACCACCCAGATCTATACGCATGTCTCCAGTGAGCGTCTGCTTGCCACCTACAAGCTGGCGCATCCTCGCGCCGAGCGCTGA
- a CDS encoding murein hydrolase activator EnvC family protein, which yields MSTRAAQFPVALRRITIVASAVILLALAVVLGGAPAAAHAHAADTALPQLVRSAWEWPLQGFRIAAPYRAPAHEYGPGHRGIDLEPTGAGEVHAPRAGVIAFAGRIADRGILTIDHQDGYVTTLEPIDSAFTAGDRVEQGEVIGTIAHGGHAAPGTVHFGVRLNGEYINPMLLFGDVPRAVLLPCCS from the coding sequence ATGTCAACTCGCGCAGCGCAGTTCCCGGTCGCACTTCGCCGGATCACGATCGTCGCCTCGGCGGTGATCCTGCTCGCTCTCGCTGTGGTGCTGGGCGGGGCCCCGGCCGCGGCCCACGCCCATGCCGCCGACACGGCACTCCCGCAGCTCGTCCGAAGCGCCTGGGAATGGCCCCTGCAGGGGTTCCGCATCGCCGCGCCCTACCGTGCCCCGGCGCACGAATACGGGCCTGGGCATCGTGGTATCGATCTCGAGCCGACCGGTGCGGGCGAGGTGCACGCACCGCGTGCGGGCGTCATCGCGTTCGCAGGGCGCATCGCCGACCGCGGCATCCTCACCATCGATCACCAGGACGGATACGTCACGACCCTCGAGCCCATCGATTCTGCGTTCACCGCCGGTGATCGCGTGGAGCAGGGTGAGGTCATAGGCACGATCGCGCACGGTGGTCATGCGGCGCCCGGCACCGTGCACTTCGGTGTGCGGCTGAACGGCGAATACATCAATCCGATGCTGTTGTTCGGCGATGTGCCGCGGGCGGTGCTTCTGCCCTGTTGCAGTTAG
- the rpsB gene encoding 30S ribosomal protein S2 — MAVVTIRQLLDAGVHFGHQTRRWNPKVKRFILTERSGIHIIDLQQSLAYIDRAYEFVKETVAHGGTILFVGTKKQAQEVLAEQATRVGQPFVNQRWLGGLLTNFSTVSKRLQRMKELEELDYENPSESGFTKKELLLKKRELDKLHKSLGGIRNLQKTPSALWVVDAKREHLAIDEARKLGIPVIGILDTNADPDEIQYPIPGNDDAIRSVSLLTRIIADAAAEGLIQRHQPADTTEPAEPLAEWERELLEQGTPEQSSAQTEKVADAEVASDAAAAEPEAEVAAEVETAPEAAEPEVEAEAAPEAAEEKAAEGETPVAAAE; from the coding sequence GTGGCCGTCGTCACCATCCGCCAGCTGCTCGACGCCGGTGTCCACTTCGGACACCAGACCCGTCGGTGGAACCCGAAGGTGAAGCGATTCATCCTCACCGAGCGCAGCGGCATCCACATCATCGACCTGCAGCAGTCGCTGGCCTACATCGACCGGGCGTACGAATTCGTCAAGGAGACCGTCGCGCACGGCGGCACCATCCTCTTCGTCGGCACGAAGAAGCAGGCGCAGGAAGTGCTCGCCGAGCAGGCGACCCGCGTGGGCCAGCCCTTCGTCAACCAGCGTTGGCTCGGTGGGCTGCTGACCAACTTCAGCACCGTCAGCAAGCGACTGCAGCGCATGAAGGAGCTTGAGGAGCTCGACTACGAGAACCCCTCAGAGAGCGGCTTCACCAAGAAGGAGCTGCTGCTGAAGAAGCGCGAGCTCGACAAGCTGCACAAGTCGCTGGGCGGCATCAGAAACCTGCAGAAGACCCCGTCGGCACTGTGGGTCGTCGACGCCAAGCGCGAGCACCTCGCCATCGACGAGGCCCGCAAGCTCGGCATTCCGGTGATCGGCATTCTCGACACCAACGCCGACCCCGACGAGATCCAGTACCCGATCCCGGGCAACGACGACGCCATCCGCTCGGTGTCGCTGCTCACCCGCATCATCGCCGACGCCGCTGCTGAGGGCCTCATCCAGCGTCACCAGCCCGCCGACACCACCGAGCCGGCCGAGCCGCTGGCCGAGTGGGAGCGCGAGCTGCTCGAGCAGGGCACGCCGGAACAGTCGTCTGCGCAGACCGAGAAGGTCGCCGACGCCGAGGTCGCCTCCGACGCCGCTGCCGCCGAGCCCGAGGCTGAGGTTGCCGCCGAGGTTGAGACTGCACCAGAGGCCGCCGAGCCCGAGGTCGAGGCTGAGGCCGCACCCGAAGCTGCCGAGGAGAAGGCCGCCGAGGGCGAGACCCCGGTCGCTGCGGCCGAGTAG
- the tsf gene encoding translation elongation factor Ts yields MANFTIADIKALREQLGTGMVDTKKALEEADGDREKAVEILRLKGAKGNAKRADRSTSEGLVVAREGEGKVTLVELACETDFVAKNDKFITLADKVADAAAAVAADSVEAALAAPAGGQTVEQLISDEAAVIGEKIVLRRVRTVSGDAFEVYLHKTSKDLPPQIGVVVAYTGDDAATARSIAQHISFANPSYLAREDVPEAEVAKEREIVTEISRNEGKPEAALPKIVEGRVNAFFKQVALLEQDYAKDNKLSVAQVAKDAGITVTDFARFKVGA; encoded by the coding sequence ATGGCAAACTTCACCATCGCCGACATCAAGGCGCTGCGCGAGCAGCTGGGCACGGGCATGGTCGACACGAAGAAGGCACTCGAAGAGGCCGACGGCGACCGTGAGAAGGCCGTTGAGATCCTGCGCCTGAAGGGCGCGAAGGGCAACGCCAAACGCGCCGATCGCTCCACGAGCGAGGGCCTGGTCGTCGCCCGCGAGGGCGAGGGCAAGGTCACCCTCGTCGAGCTGGCCTGCGAGACCGACTTCGTCGCGAAGAACGACAAGTTCATCACCCTGGCCGACAAGGTCGCCGATGCTGCGGCCGCTGTCGCCGCCGACTCGGTCGAGGCAGCCCTGGCCGCCCCCGCCGGCGGCCAGACCGTCGAGCAGCTAATCTCTGACGAGGCTGCGGTCATCGGTGAGAAGATCGTGCTGCGCCGCGTGCGCACCGTCTCGGGCGATGCGTTCGAGGTCTACCTGCACAAGACCAGCAAGGACCTGCCCCCGCAGATCGGCGTGGTGGTCGCCTACACCGGTGACGACGCCGCGACCGCGCGCAGCATCGCCCAGCACATCTCGTTCGCCAACCCGAGCTACCTCGCGCGCGAGGACGTTCCCGAGGCCGAGGTCGCCAAGGAGCGCGAGATCGTCACCGAGATCTCCCGCAACGAGGGCAAGCCCGAGGCCGCGCTGCCCAAGATCGTCGAGGGCCGCGTGAACGCGTTCTTCAAGCAGGTCGCCCTGCTCGAGCAGGACTACGCGAAGGACAACAAGCTCTCGGTCGCGCAGGTCGCGAAGGACGCCGGCATCACCGTCACCGACTTCGCTCGGTTCAAGGTCGGCGCGTAA
- the pyrH gene encoding UMP kinase, whose protein sequence is MPVRYSVIATKGTPVINEATTRRRVLLKLSGEAFGGGSLGVNPDVVSQIAREIAATVDSVEIAIVVGGGNFFRGAELSQRGMDRGRADYMGMLGTVMNALALQDFLEQAGAATRVQSAIQMTQVAEPYIPLRAERHMQKGRVVIFGAGAGLPYFSTDTVAAQRALEIRADEVLVAKNGVDGVYTADPKRDASATRIDRITYLEALQKGLKVVDSTAFSLCMDNRMDMRVFGMEPTGNVTRALLGDQIGTLVTA, encoded by the coding sequence ATGCCCGTTCGCTACAGTGTGATCGCGACGAAAGGAACACCCGTGATCAATGAGGCCACCACGCGCCGCCGCGTTCTGTTGAAGCTTTCGGGGGAGGCGTTCGGTGGCGGTTCGCTCGGCGTGAATCCCGACGTCGTCAGCCAGATCGCGCGCGAGATCGCCGCTACAGTCGACAGTGTCGAGATCGCCATCGTCGTCGGCGGAGGAAACTTCTTCCGCGGCGCCGAACTCAGCCAGCGGGGCATGGACCGCGGGCGCGCGGACTACATGGGCATGCTCGGGACAGTCATGAACGCTCTGGCCCTGCAGGACTTTCTCGAGCAGGCGGGTGCGGCTACCCGCGTCCAGTCGGCCATCCAGATGACCCAGGTCGCCGAGCCCTACATTCCGCTGCGCGCCGAGCGCCACATGCAGAAGGGCCGCGTCGTGATCTTCGGCGCCGGCGCCGGTCTGCCGTACTTCTCCACCGATACCGTGGCCGCGCAGCGGGCGCTGGAGATCCGCGCCGATGAAGTGTTGGTCGCCAAGAACGGCGTCGACGGTGTGTACACCGCCGATCCGAAGCGGGATGCCTCAGCCACGCGAATCGACCGCATCACGTACCTGGAGGCCCTGCAGAAGGGACTGAAGGTGGTTGACTCGACTGCTTTCAGCCTGTGCATGGACAACCGCATGGACATGCGTGTGTTCGGCATGGAACCGACCGGCAACGTCACCAGGGCGCTGCTGGGCGATCAGATCGGCACGCTGGTCACAGCATGA
- the frr gene encoding ribosome recycling factor, which yields MIADVLTDTGTRMDKAVETAKDDFASVRTGRANPQLFQKVLVDYYGTPTPLAQLASLNAPEARSLIVTPYDKSALKAIEQAIRDIPNLGVNPTNDGNIVRITMPELTEERRKEYVKLVRSKGEDAKVHVRGIRRKAKDDLDALKSDVGEDELSRAEKELDAITRAHVDAIDEALKRKEAELLEV from the coding sequence GTGATCGCGGACGTGTTGACCGATACCGGAACCCGGATGGACAAGGCCGTCGAGACGGCGAAGGACGACTTCGCCAGCGTGCGGACCGGGCGCGCCAACCCGCAGTTGTTCCAGAAGGTGCTGGTCGACTACTACGGCACACCCACCCCGCTGGCGCAGCTCGCGTCGCTGAACGCCCCCGAGGCGCGCTCCCTTATCGTCACCCCCTACGACAAGTCGGCGCTGAAGGCCATCGAACAGGCCATCCGCGACATCCCGAACCTCGGGGTCAATCCCACCAACGACGGCAACATCGTGCGGATCACCATGCCCGAGCTGACCGAAGAGCGCCGCAAGGAGTACGTGAAGCTCGTGCGCTCCAAGGGTGAGGATGCGAAGGTGCACGTGCGTGGCATCCGTCGTAAGGCGAAAGACGACCTCGACGCGCTGAAGAGCGATGTCGGCGAAGACGAGCTGTCTCGTGCCGAGAAAGAGCTCGACGCCATCACCCGTGCGCATGTGGACGCCATCGACGAGGCTCTCAAGCGCAAAGAGGCTGAACTGCTCGAAGTCTGA
- a CDS encoding phosphatidate cytidylyltransferase, protein MTDASSQPPDGAGRRRARRERARADFDQANERIKQRTGRDLLGAILIGLVLGAAFLLSLIIWKPVFLIFVLAAGGTGVFEIARALQGGGRRVDLIPQLVGLVAMLASAWLLAPWQHWIVVCAAVALVIVWRLVGHLVSPATRTRRELGDDLLAGSLVPLYVSFTASLAIVLLRQERGEWWVLSFIVIAVVADTAAYASGLSFGKHPMAPRISPKKTWEGFAGAVVGAVVAGILLAWFLLELPWATGIVIGLVILVTATLGDLGESMIKRDLGIKDMSSWLPGHGGVLDRLDSILPSAGAALALYYLLTPLVTQ, encoded by the coding sequence ATGACCGACGCGTCCTCACAGCCGCCCGACGGCGCGGGTCGCCGCCGAGCGCGCCGTGAGCGCGCCCGGGCCGACTTCGACCAGGCCAACGAGCGCATCAAACAGCGCACCGGCCGCGACCTGCTCGGGGCCATTCTCATCGGCCTCGTCCTGGGGGCCGCGTTTCTGTTGTCGCTGATCATCTGGAAGCCGGTCTTCTTGATCTTCGTCCTGGCTGCCGGCGGGACGGGCGTGTTCGAGATCGCCCGCGCCCTGCAGGGCGGCGGGCGCCGTGTCGACCTGATCCCACAGCTGGTGGGACTTGTCGCGATGCTGGCATCGGCGTGGCTCCTGGCCCCGTGGCAGCACTGGATCGTGGTGTGCGCCGCGGTCGCGCTCGTGATCGTCTGGCGACTGGTCGGACATCTGGTCTCACCCGCAACTCGCACCCGCCGTGAGCTCGGCGACGATCTGCTGGCCGGGTCGCTCGTGCCGCTGTACGTCTCGTTCACCGCGAGCCTGGCCATCGTGCTGCTGCGCCAAGAGCGCGGTGAATGGTGGGTGCTCTCCTTCATCGTCATCGCCGTCGTGGCCGACACGGCCGCTTACGCGTCGGGGCTGAGCTTCGGCAAGCATCCGATGGCACCGCGCATCAGCCCCAAGAAGACCTGGGAGGGTTTTGCCGGTGCCGTCGTGGGTGCCGTGGTCGCCGGCATCCTGCTCGCCTGGTTCCTGCTCGAACTGCCCTGGGCGACCGGAATCGTCATCGGGCTGGTCATTCTGGTGACGGCGACGCTGGGCGACCTGGGCGAGTCGATGATCAAGCGCGATCTGGGCATCAAAGACATGAGTTCGTGGCTGCCCGGCCACGGTGGCGTGCTCGACCGACTCGACTCGATCCTTCCGTCCGCCGGGGCTGCCCTGGCACTGTATTACTTGCTGACCCCCCTGGTGACACAATGA
- a CDS encoding DivIVA domain-containing protein has product MTTSSADARASAKASFPRATGRAKGYDPAKVDAFLEKARAAFETQSAVTVRAVDVRSVAFPLVRHGYQPDAVDAALSRVEDAFAVRERERAVSTAGAGAWIDQTRAQAQEILDRLTREKRRRFARARGLGYGYRIDEVDLVADKIAAYLSEGRTVTVEQVRTVAFRMQRRGYREEQVDALLDAVVDVMLAVG; this is encoded by the coding sequence ATGACGACATCATCCGCCGATGCCCGTGCGAGCGCGAAAGCGTCGTTCCCGCGCGCGACCGGCCGTGCGAAGGGATACGACCCCGCGAAGGTCGACGCGTTCCTGGAAAAGGCGCGCGCTGCGTTCGAGACGCAATCCGCCGTGACGGTTCGCGCCGTCGACGTGCGGTCTGTCGCCTTCCCCCTCGTCCGACACGGCTATCAGCCCGACGCCGTGGATGCCGCGCTGTCGCGGGTGGAAGACGCCTTCGCCGTACGTGAGCGGGAGCGCGCCGTGTCGACCGCCGGCGCCGGGGCCTGGATCGACCAGACGCGTGCACAGGCGCAGGAGATCCTCGACCGTCTCACCCGCGAGAAGCGGCGACGCTTCGCGCGGGCGCGCGGTCTCGGGTACGGGTATCGCATCGACGAAGTCGATCTTGTCGCCGACAAGATCGCGGCCTACCTCTCCGAGGGTCGCACCGTCACCGTCGAGCAGGTACGCACCGTGGCATTCCGGATGCAGCGCCGCGGCTATCGCGAAGAGCAGGTCGATGCCCTCCTCGATGCCGTCGTCGATGTCATGCTTGCGGTGGGCTGA
- a CDS encoding lytic transglycosylase domain-containing protein: protein MTSGSEMTPETSPALTSRALLRRDLKHTAVGTRAPRHPRRRVRAGGFVKGSLAGFAVLGLAVACLSPLGAALAPAANAADVAPVTLYASAMGDAQSVEVASETTTEAASLERDSYAAAVKPKPKPTPTRQVTVKAASFSAPFVAPDPGTAQAIAYDMVTARGWDDSQFACLVALWKRESGWRVNASNPSGAYGIPQALPGSKMASAGADWATNPATQITWGLGYVSSRYGTPCGAWSHSQSTGWY from the coding sequence GTGACTTCCGGCTCCGAGATGACCCCCGAGACATCCCCCGCACTCACATCCCGTGCACTGCTCCGACGCGATCTGAAGCACACGGCGGTGGGGACGCGGGCCCCACGCCACCCGCGACGACGCGTGAGAGCGGGCGGGTTCGTCAAGGGGAGCCTGGCGGGGTTTGCGGTGCTGGGTCTTGCCGTGGCATGCCTGAGCCCGTTGGGCGCGGCGCTGGCACCCGCGGCGAATGCGGCCGATGTGGCCCCCGTCACGCTGTACGCGAGTGCGATGGGCGATGCCCAGTCGGTCGAGGTCGCGTCAGAGACCACGACCGAGGCAGCCTCGCTCGAGCGGGACAGTTACGCCGCCGCGGTCAAGCCGAAGCCCAAGCCGACCCCGACGCGGCAGGTCACCGTCAAGGCTGCGTCGTTCAGCGCCCCCTTCGTCGCCCCCGACCCGGGCACCGCCCAGGCGATCGCCTACGACATGGTCACCGCGCGAGGGTGGGACGACAGCCAGTTCGCGTGCCTCGTCGCGCTCTGGAAGCGCGAATCCGGCTGGCGGGTGAACGCCTCGAACCCGAGCGGCGCCTACGGCATTCCGCAGGCTCTCCCCGGCAGCAAGATGGCCTCTGCGGGCGCAGACTGGGCGACGAATCCCGCCACGCAGATCACCTGGGGTCTGGGCTACGTCTCGTCGCGATATGGCACTCCCTGCGGCGCATGGAGCCATTCGCAGTCCACCGGCTGGTATTGA
- a CDS encoding alpha/beta hydrolase translates to MEIRGSVLLPARREDIQLYTSDGLTLVGELAQPLEREPVATLVTLHPLPTAGGFMDSHILRKAAGRLPALADLAVLRFNTRGTTSPRGTSEGAFGEGDAERHDVAAALDFVSERGLPHPWLVGWSFGTEVALKHGRELPVDGLILLSPPLHRTSDAELAAWAGDARPIVAVVPELDDYLRPAEAAQRFAPVPHVKVIAVDGGRHLWVGENQTRRVLSEIVAAVNPSALPLPIQWDGALER, encoded by the coding sequence GTGGAGATTCGCGGCTCCGTCCTTCTGCCCGCACGGCGTGAGGACATTCAGTTGTACACCTCCGATGGGCTCACTCTCGTCGGCGAGCTCGCCCAGCCGCTCGAGCGCGAGCCGGTGGCAACCCTCGTGACGCTGCATCCGCTGCCCACGGCGGGCGGATTCATGGACTCGCACATTCTGCGCAAGGCCGCGGGACGGCTGCCGGCGCTGGCCGATCTCGCCGTGCTGCGCTTCAACACGCGGGGCACGACCTCGCCGCGGGGCACGAGCGAGGGTGCGTTCGGCGAGGGAGATGCCGAACGACACGACGTGGCCGCAGCGCTCGATTTCGTGAGCGAGCGGGGTCTGCCGCACCCCTGGTTGGTGGGGTGGTCGTTCGGCACCGAAGTGGCGCTCAAGCATGGTCGCGAGCTGCCGGTGGACGGGCTCATCCTGCTCTCGCCGCCATTGCACCGCACCAGTGACGCCGAATTGGCGGCATGGGCGGGTGACGCGCGCCCGATCGTGGCGGTGGTGCCCGAGCTGGACGACTACCTGCGGCCGGCTGAAGCCGCGCAGCGGTTCGCGCCGGTGCCGCACGTGAAGGTGATCGCCGTCGATGGCGGTCGTCACCTCTGGGTCGGCGAGAACCAGACGCGTCGGGTGCTCTCTGAGATCGTCGCCGCCGTCAACCCGTCGGCGCTGCCCCTTCCGATTCAGTGGGACGGCGCCCTCGAGCGCTGA
- a CDS encoding AI-2E family transporter codes for MKIQNPFRVAFIATLGVGLGLLLIGSIQTLSTILLYIGTALFLALGLEPVVAFLVRRRLPRWAAVLLTILAVLALFAGVVLLVVPTIVDQISQLVATITQLVQDPNTLGNFTTWVENTFPGLRVDDVFETVQDWVLKNLGAISGSIGQGVLKVGIAFLTGLTGAFIVLILTIYFTASIPSLKSAVYQLVPASRRPRFIDLSEQIGDSVGHYVMGQVTLGVINGILSSIFLAIIHAPFPAVLAVVAFFFSLIPLVGTLTGSVVIVLTCLIPGIGSPTTALIAAIYYLIYMQLEAYVVSPRIMSRAVAVPGAVVVVAALAGGSLLGLLGALIAIPVAASILIIYRQVVIPRQNAR; via the coding sequence GTGAAGATCCAGAATCCCTTCCGCGTGGCGTTCATCGCCACGCTCGGCGTCGGTCTCGGACTCTTGCTGATCGGCAGCATCCAGACCCTCTCCACGATTCTGCTGTACATCGGCACGGCGCTGTTCCTCGCCCTCGGCTTGGAGCCTGTCGTCGCTTTCCTCGTGCGGAGGCGGCTCCCCCGCTGGGCGGCGGTTCTGCTCACGATTCTGGCCGTGCTGGCGCTGTTCGCCGGGGTCGTGCTTCTGGTGGTGCCGACCATCGTCGACCAGATCTCACAGCTGGTGGCCACCATCACCCAGCTCGTTCAGGATCCGAACACCCTGGGGAATTTCACCACCTGGGTGGAGAACACTTTTCCGGGCCTCCGCGTCGACGATGTCTTCGAAACCGTGCAGGACTGGGTACTGAAGAACCTGGGGGCGATCAGCGGATCGATCGGGCAGGGCGTGCTCAAGGTGGGCATCGCCTTTCTGACCGGGCTGACCGGCGCCTTCATCGTGCTGATCCTGACGATCTACTTCACAGCATCCATCCCATCCCTCAAATCAGCCGTCTACCAACTGGTTCCGGCGTCTCGCCGGCCACGGTTCATCGACCTGTCTGAGCAGATCGGTGACTCCGTCGGGCACTACGTGATGGGGCAGGTCACTCTCGGCGTGATCAACGGAATCCTCAGTTCGATCTTCCTCGCCATCATCCACGCGCCGTTCCCGGCGGTGCTGGCGGTGGTCGCCTTCTTCTTCTCGCTGATTCCTCTGGTGGGCACGCTGACCGGTTCGGTGGTCATCGTTCTGACCTGTCTGATCCCCGGCATCGGGTCTCCGACGACGGCACTGATCGCCGCCATCTACTACCTCATCTACATGCAGCTCGAGGCTTATGTCGTCTCGCCGCGCATCATGAGCCGCGCGGTCGCGGTGCCCGGTGCCGTGGTCGTCGTGGCGGCGCTGGCCGGTGGATCGCTGCTCGGTCTGCTCGGCGCTCTCATCGCGATCCCGGTGGCCGCCAGCATCCTCATCATCTACCGGCAGGTGGTCATCCCCCGGCAGAACGCGAGATGA
- a CDS encoding glycosyl transferase, whose protein sequence is MRFVWAVAAFVLAAVMIASGVAQRTLFQGPKIETTAIESAGSASYTLIDGAVLNRLPGAQTLRAAADGTVFAAYGRTADLKAWLSDTEYNAVTLDKDSQVQTELVGPADAAEGDDPQHRDPAGADLWLDEFQQDDILIEPLQLPDTMSVLVATNGTDPAPADLSVTWPVHRSTPWAGPLIVGGSILMLVGVFLYILGIRRMRRSRGPRRKALPPLPDAQTEDQTADLSVEQADKGVISAGEPAKAPARRRRRAFVAIPVVLVGTLAFSGCTADAWPQFGGSPTPTPTETVVDTGDTQPPAVTTSQADRILARISKTVAQADEKKDAKLAATRLAGAPLAERKTNYTLRKEISKEAALSALPASGLKVVLPQAYEGWPRTVLMVADEKKDDDTVESTLMMISQADPWSPYKLTYTGRLEASSLPDVAPAYLGATAVQPDSSFLVMPPADIAAAYADVIDKGDKSASAAQFDTDEDPFLKGVATKRKEQLAEFNKTAKKKTGSLKFAAAAGSEPPLALATLESGAIVAVSVHETETAKPTNDDAVIKLDNNPRAEALTGVKESQTGFTTTYSDQLFFYVPGVGSTDAQIRLLGYSSNILGVKVVSK, encoded by the coding sequence GTGCGTTTCGTGTGGGCTGTGGCCGCCTTCGTGCTCGCCGCTGTGATGATCGCGAGTGGGGTGGCCCAACGGACCCTTTTCCAGGGGCCGAAGATCGAGACCACCGCGATCGAGTCGGCCGGCTCCGCGTCGTACACCCTGATCGACGGCGCCGTGCTCAACCGGTTGCCGGGCGCGCAGACGCTGCGCGCTGCCGCCGACGGCACGGTCTTCGCCGCTTATGGACGCACCGCCGATCTGAAGGCCTGGCTCAGTGACACCGAGTACAACGCCGTCACGCTGGACAAGGACTCGCAGGTGCAGACCGAGCTCGTCGGTCCCGCAGATGCCGCCGAGGGCGACGACCCGCAGCACCGTGACCCAGCGGGTGCCGATCTGTGGCTCGACGAGTTTCAGCAGGACGACATCCTCATCGAACCGCTCCAGCTGCCCGACACGATGAGCGTGCTGGTCGCCACGAACGGAACCGACCCGGCTCCGGCCGACCTGTCAGTGACCTGGCCGGTGCACCGGTCGACCCCCTGGGCGGGGCCGCTCATCGTCGGCGGCAGCATCCTCATGCTCGTGGGCGTCTTCCTGTACATCCTCGGAATCCGCAGGATGCGCAGGTCGCGCGGGCCCCGCCGAAAGGCCCTGCCGCCGCTGCCCGATGCTCAGACCGAAGACCAGACCGCAGACTTGTCGGTCGAGCAGGCAGACAAGGGCGTGATCAGCGCGGGGGAGCCCGCCAAGGCCCCCGCGCGACGACGACGTCGCGCCTTCGTGGCGATCCCCGTCGTTCTGGTGGGCACATTGGCCTTCAGCGGCTGCACCGCCGACGCGTGGCCGCAGTTCGGAGGGTCGCCGACACCGACGCCGACCGAGACCGTCGTCGACACCGGCGACACGCAGCCACCCGCCGTCACCACGTCGCAAGCCGACCGGATTCTCGCCCGTATCTCGAAGACGGTCGCTCAGGCCGACGAGAAGAAGGATGCGAAACTGGCGGCGACCCGCCTTGCCGGGGCGCCCCTGGCCGAGCGCAAGACCAACTACACCCTGCGCAAGGAGATCTCGAAAGAGGCCGCGCTGAGCGCCCTTCCGGCGAGCGGTCTGAAGGTCGTCCTGCCGCAGGCATATGAGGGCTGGCCGCGCACGGTGCTGATGGTCGCTGACGAGAAGAAAGACGACGACACCGTCGAATCGACGCTGATGATGATCTCGCAGGCCGATCCGTGGTCGCCCTACAAGCTCACGTACACCGGTCGGCTCGAGGCATCGTCGCTGCCCGACGTGGCCCCTGCCTATCTCGGTGCCACCGCCGTGCAGCCGGACTCTTCATTTCTGGTCATGCCGCCCGCCGACATCGCCGCCGCGTACGCCGACGTGATCGACAAGGGCGACAAGAGTGCGTCGGCGGCACAGTTCGACACCGACGAAGATCCGTTCTTGAAGGGCGTCGCGACCAAGCGCAAAGAACAGCTGGCCGAGTTCAACAAGACCGCCAAGAAGAAGACCGGCAGCCTGAAGTTCGCCGCCGCGGCCGGCTCTGAGCCGCCTCTGGCGCTGGCGACGCTGGAAAGCGGTGCCATCGTCGCGGTGTCGGTGCACGAGACCGAGACGGCCAAGCCCACAAACGACGATGCGGTCATCAAGCTCGACAACAACCCGCGGGCAGAAGCACTCACCGGAGTCAAAGAGTCGCAGACGGGTTTCACCACGACCTACAGTGATCAACTCTTCTTCTACGTGCCGGGCGTCGGATCCACCGACGCGCAGATCCGCCTGCTCGGTTATTCATCCAACATCCTCGGAGTGAAGGTGGTCAGCAAGTGA